CCTGGTGAGCAAGGGCACCCTGGTGCAGACCAAGGGCACCGGCGCCTCCGGCTCCTTCAAACTCAACAAGAAGGCGGCTTCCGGCGAAGCCAAGCCCAAAGCAAAGAAGGCAGGCGCGGCTAAGGCGAAGAAGCCTGCAGGCGCTGCCAAGAAGCCCAAGAAGGCTACGGGAACAGCCACTCCCAAGAAGAGCACTAAGAAGACtccaaagaaagcaaagaagCCGGCTGCAGCTGCAGGAGCCAAAAAAGCTAAAAGCCCGAAAAAAGCAAAAGCTACTAAGGCTAAGAAGGCCCCCAAGAGCCCTGCCAAGGCGAGAGCGGTAAAGCCCAAAGCGGCCAAACCAAAAACCTCCAAGCCTAAAGCAGCTAAGCCAAAGAAAACAGCagccaagaagaaataaaattttctttggcCAACTGCTTAGAAGCCCAACAACCCAAAGGCTCTTTTCAGAGCCACCCACAAGTCTCAATAAAAGAGCTGTTGCACATTCGGGGGGCGTGGTTAGGGTGGGAACGCTACCTAGTAGGCTGAGCTTCAcagttaaggggctggggataaGTACGTGTGCTGAGGGGTACTCTAGCTGTCTCGGGGCAAGGCTAGTTAGTCTTGCCTGTCTAGGTCTGTCTGTACATACTTCATCTCGTCGGGGCGGGGTAGTGGGGAACCGAGGTCATAGCCCACAAGTGGCCCTTAGACAATGGAACCCTTGTTTTCCACGTTGATGTGCGGTTAACTTCTAAGGGAGACAGCAGAACTTGCAGTGGGAGAATCATAAGCATTGAGTGCTTCAATGCGGAATAAACTGGGTCAGTGTCCTGACAACCCTCGCCTGCTTCTCACTGCAGTTCTGACTGCTAAGTTAAGCATGCAGACCCAACCAGAGTACTCCTAGATTTTTCTGCATTTCCCCAATGTTTGATAGCAGTCATACTTAAATAGGTTAGCTATTGCAGATTTGTGCAGTTTAATTCGTACTTCCCGATTGGTGAAAGCGAAGTGACAAGACAGCCAATGAGACAGTAGACCTTCAAGTGTCGTTTACGTTCCTGTTCGTGACGAAACACTAAAACTAATCCAATCCTGAAGGAAATCTTATTAACCTCATTTGAATACTGCGTAATGTAAATGAATGTGGTGTACCTGGTGACGGGGTAGTTATTTTACCAAATGTTTGTTTAGTGTACCCGTGAGAGGGAGTTTAAATTTGCGCAACATACAAGGACTCTTCGAAGCTGTCCCCAACAGAAGGACTGCAAGGAGTACAAAGGAGCTTCTCAGTTGAAGTGTTCAAGGTGCTGAAGCAGGTGCACCCCCACATGAGCGTCTCGTCCAAGGCCATAGGCATCAACTACATATTAAAGCGGATTGCCGGTGTTGGGgatctggctcagtggtagagcgcttgcctagcaagcgcaaggccctgggttcgatccgcagctccgaaaaacagaatagagaaaaaaaaaaaaaaagcggatTGCCTGTGTGGTGCGGCACTTACAAATAGCGCGTGACCATCATATCTCAGTTGATCCAGCCGACCATTCTCGTGCATTGCCCAGGAAGCTGGCCAAGCACCAAGAGTGTCACCAAGAAGCCAAGTAGGCATTTTCACGCATGATTTCAAAGACTTTTAGCAGTCAGGCATGCTTTCAACAAATGAGTTGTTTCAAATATCCTTAAACTTAAAGTTATGCGCTTTTTCCCCTAATCTATTGGACATCTGATCAAGTCCAAGCCAAGTTAGCCCAGAATTTTCAATCCTTCCCAAGTGAAATGTATTCCCGTAAACTACCATGCCCTCCAGACTCCTCATGCTTCAAACTTGTGTTTATGTAAACTCCGTGGTGCCCTACAAATGGGGGTGATGGCAGTGGTTTCTAGGAACCACGCATTCACTGGCACAAACATCCTCACAGTGTAGAGTTCAATATAGTTAATTCGCTGTCACATAATTACTGGTACTAAGATTAACGAAAGATGCTGTTTTAAGCATGCAGCTCTCAATTCAGGTGCTTATGTATCCAAGTTCCTCTTCTAGAGAATTAGTTTTAGAGTCCGGAGATTGTTCCCCCTGAGCAAAAATGGGCACGCTCAAACAATTTCATTTCAACTGGAACTTTTGCTTTCGTCCCCATTccgaccccccccccaacctttttttttttttttttttttccttccttaaaaaGGGGATCTAAGACTTCCTACAGAAATGTGGTTGGTTGTAAATGCTGGCAAAGCAAGCAGGCCAGGCAATGTGAGTGGGTTTGCTACTGGCAGAGATTACTCTCTGACAGAAGGAAAAGCAATCTGGGATGAGCAGGTTCTCTGTTACCGTATGTTAGACAGTTACTTAGTTCACGTCTTTGAGCAGCTTTCAACAGGTATATTCCCTAAGTGCCCATCATGGTGGCGCCCCTGTGATACCTGCAGGCAGGAAGCAGGCTGAAGCCAGAAAGAGGAAAATCCAGGTCTGCCAGATATAGACTGGCATCTAGTGCTTAGGGAAGAGATGATAGCagggaaaataaaggaaatagaGGGGCTGGGAAGGACTGTGGCTAGGAAAAAAGCaaatatagttttgttttgttttattttgttttcaaaaatctCAACATGGATCAGGCTGAATATGAAGTAAATTGGGTGGGATGGTGGAAACAATAAATTTAGAAATGTCCCACACCTTCATGAACAATAAAGGTTCTTATtgtagggatatatatatatgtatatatatatatatatatatatacatatatatatatacatacatatatatacatacatacatacatacatacatatatatatgcttttttttttataatgtgaAACCTCGAGAACTACAGCTGATTTTTACCCAGTCTAAACTTTAGTACATAAGGTATTACATGGACCTTTAGGTGGAACTTTAACCAGTATCTTGACCTGCTGATGCTGAAGCACCAGGCAGAAGACCTTTCTTCAGCAAAGGATGATCTGAAAATTCACACTGCCAAAAACAGGTGGCCTGCCTCTCCATGACTACCCAAAAGGCTCAGGTTCTGAACGTGGTTCTGGACCAGGCTTACATTCCAGAATTCAAACCAACAGATACAGTAGCTAAACTGTATATTAAATTAGGGTTTTGCTAAGGTACTTTTGTGTCTGGGAACACCAGGGAGATCCAATACTAATTATTACTTTGTATTCTTAGAACTGGGCATCAGTGCATGATGTAGAAACACTAGGATCATGGTTGAGAATGTTCTAACGTTGATGGATTTCTCATTACaaggaatgaataaatgaaaaaaattacaagatTCTCACCATGGCATGTTGAATCAAACTATAAGCTCTTAACAAGTGCAGTGCTCATTGTCTGGATGTCCTGGCCTCCTGGGGGCCAGAAACACATGCAGTGCACATATGTGATTATAGGCAAAGcatcatacatataaaataaagattaataatttttttcaaagaaaacctcagggtgtggtggcacacacctttaatcccagcactcaggaggcagaagcaggcagatctctatgagtttgagagtCTGATCTATGaatcaagttccaggctagcaaagaccacatagtgagaccaaacctcagagagagagagagagagagagagagagagagagagagagagagagagactaatagTCATCATTATCTTTTAAGTTCATTTCCAtaagaaatgattaaaatatttccttgtgtatgtgtttagtaTTTATTGAGTTGTAATTTTCTTCCAATTCTTAATTTTCAGTTAGTAATTAGTTACGAATTTTATCCGTTCTGTTTTAGTATCACATGAAATTATACCCTACCTTTTTTGAcctattaaaagaaataaagatagtgTTCCTAATGTTGATgagttatttaattaaaatatgtctGGGTACATTTTGTTAGCATTTTACATGAATTTTTTCCAACTTATTTTCACATATGAATTACtctgttattttctctttgaGGGTTACCTTCCCTAGGTATTGCCATTAAGATTATGACAGCTTCATAGTCATGTTCATCTATTGgtatatgaagaaagaaagaaaaagatagaaagaaggaaagaaagaaagaaagaaagaaagaaagaagaaagagaaagaaaagaaaggaaaagagagagaggaaggaaggaaggaa
This genomic interval from Rattus norvegicus strain BN/NHsdMcwi chromosome 17, GRCr8, whole genome shotgun sequence contains the following:
- the H1f4 gene encoding histone H1.4, producing the protein MSETAPAAPAAPAPAEKTPIKKKARKAAGGAKRKASGPPVSELITKAVAASKERSGVSLAALKKALAAAGYDVEKNNSRIKLGLKSLVSKGTLVQTKGTGASGSFKLNKKAASGEAKPKAKKAGAAKAKKPAGAAKKPKKATGTATPKKSTKKTPKKAKKPAAAAGAKKAKSPKKAKATKAKKAPKSPAKARAVKPKAAKPKTSKPKAAKPKKTAAKKK